One genomic window of Salvia miltiorrhiza cultivar Shanhuang (shh) chromosome 4, IMPLAD_Smil_shh, whole genome shotgun sequence includes the following:
- the LOC131022729 gene encoding protein HEAT STRESS TOLERANT DWD 1-like isoform X2 → MVRSLKNPKKAKRKTKGSKKDEGSSSNSGPTVPAKVWQPGVDALEEGEELQCDLSAYNSYHGFHIGWPCLSFDILRDSLGLVRTEFPHTIYSVAGTQAEKSSWNYIGIFKILNISGKRRDLVPKKSNSEDTDMESDSSDSDEDDEEEGGTKTPVLQVRKVSHEGGVNRIRAMAQHPHICASWADTGLVQVWDFSSHLHALGEADAATNNGGSTVFNQAPLVKFAGHKDEGYAIDWSPVVPGRLVSGDCKNHIHLWEPASESTWNIDSTPFVGHTASVEDLQWSPTEPYVFASCSVDGTIAIWDTRAGKSPAVSIKAHKADVNVITWNSLASCMLASGSDDGTFSIRDLRLLKEGDSVVAHFEYHKHPITSIEWSPHEASTLAVSSADNQLTIWDLSLERDEEEEAEFKAKTKEQVNAPNDLPPQLLFVHQGQKDLKEVHWHPQIPGMLISTAADGFNILMPSNIETPLAPDGA, encoded by the exons ATGGTTCGGAGCTTGAAGAATCCCAAAAAGGCGAAACGCAAAACCAAG GGCTCGAAGAAAGATGAAGGATCATCATCGAATTCGGGGCCGACGGTGCCGGCGAAAGTGTGGCAGCCGGGCGTAGACGCACTGGAGGAGGGAGAGGAGCTTCAGTGCGACCTCTCTGCTTACAATTCTTATCATGGTTTTCACATTGGATGGCCTTGTTTGAG TTTTGATATTCTGCGCGATTCCTTGGGCTTGGTGCGCACTGAGTTTCCACACACCATCTATTCCGTTGCTGGAACACAG GCAGAGAAGTCCTCCTGGAACTACATTGGAATATTTAAGATCTTAAACATTTCTGGAAAGAGGCGTGACTTAGTGCCTAAGAAATCAAATAGTGAAGATACAGACATGGAGAGTGACAGTAGTGATAGTGACGAGGATGATGAAGAGGAAGGTGGAACTAAGACCCCAGTTTTGCAG GTACGCAAAGTCAGTCATGAAGGCGGTGTAAACCGGATTCGTGCCATGGCACAACATCCTCATATATGTGCTTCATGGGCAGATACTGGCCTTGTTCAG GTGTGGGATTTCAGCTCTCATTTACATGCTTTGGGAGAAGCTGACGCTGCAACTAATAATGGAGGATCGACCGTGTTCAATCAAGCTCCTTTAGTTAAGTTTGCTGGACACAAGGATGAAGGCTATGCCATTGACTGGAGTCCCGTTGTTCCTGGAAGGCTCGTTTCAG GGGACTGCAAGAATCATATTCATCTTTGGGAACCAGCATCCGAGTCAACATGGAATATTGACTCTACTCCCTTTGTTGGTCACACTGCTAGCGTTGAAGATTTACAG TGGAGTCCTACAGAACCATATGTCTTTGCCTCATGCTCGGTTGATGGAACTATTGCAATCTGGGATACTCGTGCTGGGAAGTCTCCTGCAGTTTCTATCAAAGCACACAAAGCTGATGTGAACGTTATAACGTGGAACAG CCTAGCAAGCTGTATGCTAGCATCGGGTAGCGATGACGGGACGTTTTCCATCCGAGATCTAAGATTACTCAAA GAAGGAGACTCTGTAGTCGCGCACTTTGAGTACCATAAGCACCCCATTACATCCATCGAATGGAGCCCACACGAGGCCTCCACCTTGGCGGTGTCTTCAGCAGACAATCAACTAAC AATATGGGACCTTTCCCTTGAGAGAGACGAAGAAGAGGAGGCTGAGTTCAAAGCCAAGACGAAAGAACAAGTAAACGCCCCCAATGACTTGCCACCACAACTTCTATTTGTTCATCAG GGCCAGAAGGACTTGAAAGAAGTTCATTGGCATCCCCAGATACCGGGAATGCTCATATCCACCGCGGCAGATGGCTTCAACATCTTAATGCCTTCAAACATCGAGACCCCACTTGCTCCCGATGGTGCTTGA
- the LOC131022729 gene encoding protein HEAT STRESS TOLERANT DWD 1-like isoform X3, whose protein sequence is MRSWTFESYMGSSFSRSSSIFSSTRSSKSFSCFYILAEKSSWNYIGIFKILNISGKRRDLVPKKSNSEDTDMESDSSDSDEDDEEEGGTKTPVLQVRKVSHEGGVNRIRAMAQHPHICASWADTGLVQVWDFSSHLHALGEADAATNNGGSTVFNQAPLVKFAGHKDEGYAIDWSPVVPGRLVSGDCKNHIHLWEPASESTWNIDSTPFVGHTASVEDLQVYIIFAWSPTEPYVFASCSVDGTIAIWDTRAGKSPAVSIKAHKADVNVITWNSLASCMLASGSDDGTFSIRDLRLLKEGDSVVAHFEYHKHPITSIEWSPHEASTLAVSSADNQLTIWDLSLERDEEEEAEFKAKTKEQVNAPNDLPPQLLFVHQGQKDLKEVHWHPQIPGMLISTAADGFNILMPSNIETPLAPDGA, encoded by the exons ATGAGAAGTTGGACGTTTGAAAGTTACATGGGCTCTTCTTTTTCCAGAAGCTCTTCGATTTTTTCATCAACTCGTAGCTCAAAAAGCTTTTCCTGTTTCTATATTCTT GCAGAGAAGTCCTCCTGGAACTACATTGGAATATTTAAGATCTTAAACATTTCTGGAAAGAGGCGTGACTTAGTGCCTAAGAAATCAAATAGTGAAGATACAGACATGGAGAGTGACAGTAGTGATAGTGACGAGGATGATGAAGAGGAAGGTGGAACTAAGACCCCAGTTTTGCAG GTACGCAAAGTCAGTCATGAAGGCGGTGTAAACCGGATTCGTGCCATGGCACAACATCCTCATATATGTGCTTCATGGGCAGATACTGGCCTTGTTCAG GTGTGGGATTTCAGCTCTCATTTACATGCTTTGGGAGAAGCTGACGCTGCAACTAATAATGGAGGATCGACCGTGTTCAATCAAGCTCCTTTAGTTAAGTTTGCTGGACACAAGGATGAAGGCTATGCCATTGACTGGAGTCCCGTTGTTCCTGGAAGGCTCGTTTCAG GGGACTGCAAGAATCATATTCATCTTTGGGAACCAGCATCCGAGTCAACATGGAATATTGACTCTACTCCCTTTGTTGGTCACACTGCTAGCGTTGAAGATTTACAGGTTTACATTATATTTGCA TGGAGTCCTACAGAACCATATGTCTTTGCCTCATGCTCGGTTGATGGAACTATTGCAATCTGGGATACTCGTGCTGGGAAGTCTCCTGCAGTTTCTATCAAAGCACACAAAGCTGATGTGAACGTTATAACGTGGAACAG CCTAGCAAGCTGTATGCTAGCATCGGGTAGCGATGACGGGACGTTTTCCATCCGAGATCTAAGATTACTCAAA GAAGGAGACTCTGTAGTCGCGCACTTTGAGTACCATAAGCACCCCATTACATCCATCGAATGGAGCCCACACGAGGCCTCCACCTTGGCGGTGTCTTCAGCAGACAATCAACTAAC AATATGGGACCTTTCCCTTGAGAGAGACGAAGAAGAGGAGGCTGAGTTCAAAGCCAAGACGAAAGAACAAGTAAACGCCCCCAATGACTTGCCACCACAACTTCTATTTGTTCATCAG GGCCAGAAGGACTTGAAAGAAGTTCATTGGCATCCCCAGATACCGGGAATGCTCATATCCACCGCGGCAGATGGCTTCAACATCTTAATGCCTTCAAACATCGAGACCCCACTTGCTCCCGATGGTGCTTGA
- the LOC131022729 gene encoding protein HEAT STRESS TOLERANT DWD 1-like isoform X1 → MVRSLKNPKKAKRKTKGSKKDEGSSSNSGPTVPAKVWQPGVDALEEGEELQCDLSAYNSYHGFHIGWPCLSFDILRDSLGLVRTEFPHTIYSVAGTQAEKSSWNYIGIFKILNISGKRRDLVPKKSNSEDTDMESDSSDSDEDDEEEGGTKTPVLQVRKVSHEGGVNRIRAMAQHPHICASWADTGLVQVWDFSSHLHALGEADAATNNGGSTVFNQAPLVKFAGHKDEGYAIDWSPVVPGRLVSGDCKNHIHLWEPASESTWNIDSTPFVGHTASVEDLQVYIIFAWSPTEPYVFASCSVDGTIAIWDTRAGKSPAVSIKAHKADVNVITWNSLASCMLASGSDDGTFSIRDLRLLKEGDSVVAHFEYHKHPITSIEWSPHEASTLAVSSADNQLTIWDLSLERDEEEEAEFKAKTKEQVNAPNDLPPQLLFVHQGQKDLKEVHWHPQIPGMLISTAADGFNILMPSNIETPLAPDGA, encoded by the exons ATGGTTCGGAGCTTGAAGAATCCCAAAAAGGCGAAACGCAAAACCAAG GGCTCGAAGAAAGATGAAGGATCATCATCGAATTCGGGGCCGACGGTGCCGGCGAAAGTGTGGCAGCCGGGCGTAGACGCACTGGAGGAGGGAGAGGAGCTTCAGTGCGACCTCTCTGCTTACAATTCTTATCATGGTTTTCACATTGGATGGCCTTGTTTGAG TTTTGATATTCTGCGCGATTCCTTGGGCTTGGTGCGCACTGAGTTTCCACACACCATCTATTCCGTTGCTGGAACACAG GCAGAGAAGTCCTCCTGGAACTACATTGGAATATTTAAGATCTTAAACATTTCTGGAAAGAGGCGTGACTTAGTGCCTAAGAAATCAAATAGTGAAGATACAGACATGGAGAGTGACAGTAGTGATAGTGACGAGGATGATGAAGAGGAAGGTGGAACTAAGACCCCAGTTTTGCAG GTACGCAAAGTCAGTCATGAAGGCGGTGTAAACCGGATTCGTGCCATGGCACAACATCCTCATATATGTGCTTCATGGGCAGATACTGGCCTTGTTCAG GTGTGGGATTTCAGCTCTCATTTACATGCTTTGGGAGAAGCTGACGCTGCAACTAATAATGGAGGATCGACCGTGTTCAATCAAGCTCCTTTAGTTAAGTTTGCTGGACACAAGGATGAAGGCTATGCCATTGACTGGAGTCCCGTTGTTCCTGGAAGGCTCGTTTCAG GGGACTGCAAGAATCATATTCATCTTTGGGAACCAGCATCCGAGTCAACATGGAATATTGACTCTACTCCCTTTGTTGGTCACACTGCTAGCGTTGAAGATTTACAGGTTTACATTATATTTGCA TGGAGTCCTACAGAACCATATGTCTTTGCCTCATGCTCGGTTGATGGAACTATTGCAATCTGGGATACTCGTGCTGGGAAGTCTCCTGCAGTTTCTATCAAAGCACACAAAGCTGATGTGAACGTTATAACGTGGAACAG CCTAGCAAGCTGTATGCTAGCATCGGGTAGCGATGACGGGACGTTTTCCATCCGAGATCTAAGATTACTCAAA GAAGGAGACTCTGTAGTCGCGCACTTTGAGTACCATAAGCACCCCATTACATCCATCGAATGGAGCCCACACGAGGCCTCCACCTTGGCGGTGTCTTCAGCAGACAATCAACTAAC AATATGGGACCTTTCCCTTGAGAGAGACGAAGAAGAGGAGGCTGAGTTCAAAGCCAAGACGAAAGAACAAGTAAACGCCCCCAATGACTTGCCACCACAACTTCTATTTGTTCATCAG GGCCAGAAGGACTTGAAAGAAGTTCATTGGCATCCCCAGATACCGGGAATGCTCATATCCACCGCGGCAGATGGCTTCAACATCTTAATGCCTTCAAACATCGAGACCCCACTTGCTCCCGATGGTGCTTGA
- the LOC131022731 gene encoding CASP-like protein 4B4 codes for MPNSNDPTPQPPPTPAAADLESGGGGISVIVERWKREDLLQKCSLASRALGFIFSFLAFVIMASNKHGDWRDFDHYDEYRYVVAVAILSTLYAGLQSWRQIHKLRTSKNLFSWRNLAAVDYGGDQIGAYMLISAASAAIPLTNRMREGADNVFTDASAAAISMAFFAFVSLAISSLISGYKLCNQSYI; via the exons ATGCCCAACTCCAATGACCCCACACCACAGCCGCCGCCAACCCCGGCCGCCGCCGATTTGgagagcggcggcggtggaaTCTCCGTGATCGTGGAGAGGTGGAAGAGAGAAGATCTCCTGCAAAAGTGCTCATTGGCGTCGCGTGCGCTCGGCTTCATCTTCTCTTTCTTGGCCTTCGTCATCATGGCCAGCAACAAACACGGCGACTGGAGAGATTTCGACCATTACGATGAATACAG GTATGTGGTGGCGGTGGCGATTCTGTCTACGTTGTACGCAGGTCTGCAATCATGGCGGCAAATTCACAAGCTCCGAACAAGTAAGAATCTATTTTCATGGCGGAATTTAGCTGCGGTTGATTATGGCGGCGACCAG ATTGGTGCATACATGTTGATATCGGCAGCTTCAGCTGCAATACCTTTGACAAACAGAATGAGAGAAGGTGCAGACAACGTGTTCACAGATGCCTCGGCAGCTGCGATAAGCATGGCCTTCTTCGCCTTCGTCTCCTTGGCCATTTCCTCCCTCATTTCTGGATACAAACTCTGTAACCAATcgtatatataa
- the LOC131022730 gene encoding probable WRKY transcription factor 26, which produces MASSGGSLNPALNSFHYNPTSQYMNSFTDLLTSNKDHYEEKYSFPPLSPPPLSPSFFLDSPALFGSSNALPSPTTGAFAALFAKDDGPAFSDFSFHSQTRPSDPSAALITSKDCVKRQREEESWIRKVEEVPRSYVREQGKSDDGYNWRKYGQKQVKGSENPRSYYKCTFANCPTKKKVERNLDGCVTEIVYKGSHNHGKPHAARRNLDTNSPSVSDDQASTSITNSTDDNANDHVAKRWKGDDENESGCGSRAVREPRVVVQTTSEIDILDDGYRWRKYGQKVVKGNPNPRSYYKCTSNGCPVRKHVERAFHDNRAVITTYEGKHNHEVPAARGSACYAASRPQAAAYTVQNSDSFAFGNNSYMNQRDNAMSAAAKEEPKDHSFFDLFLD; this is translated from the exons ATGGCGTCTTCAGGTGGCAGCTTGAACCCAGCCCTAAATTCTTTCCATTACAATCCCACATCCCAATACATGAATTCCTTCACCGATCTCCTCACATCAAACAAAGATCACTACGAAGAGAAATACTCATTCCCGCCTCTCTCtcctccgcctctctctcctTCCTTCTTCCTCGACTCTCCCGCCCTCTTCGGATCATCCAAT GCCCTCCCATCTCCCACCACCGGAGCCTTCGCCGCGCTCTTCGCCAAGGACGACGGGCCCGCGTTTTCCGATTTCTCCTTCCACTCCCAAACACGCCCTTCCGATCCCTCCGCTGCACTCATCACTTCGAag GATTGTGTAAAGAGGCAGAGAGAGGAGGAAAGTTGGATAAGAAAAGTTGAAGAAGTTCCAAGAAGTTATGTCCGAGAGCAGGGGAAATCAGACGACGGGTACAACTGGAGGAAATATGGGCAGAAACAAGTGAAGGGGAGCGAGAATCCTCGTAGTTACTACAAGTGCACCTTCGCAAACTGCCCCACCAAGAAGAAAGTGGAGAGGAATCTCGACGGCTGCGTCACCGAGATCGTCTACAAAGGCAGCCACAACCACGGCAAGCCCCACGCCGCCCGAAGGAACCTCGACACCAACTCCCCCTCCGTCTCCGACGACCAGGCCTCCACGTCCATCACCAACTCCACCGACGACAATGCCAACGACCACGTTGCCAAGAGATG gaAAGGGGATGATGAGAATGAGAGCGGCTGCGGGAGTAGGGCGGTTCGAGAGCCGCGAGTGGTGGTGCAGACAACTAGTGAAATCGACATTCTTGATGATGGTTATAGATGGAGGAAATATGGGCAGAAAGTGGTCAAGGGCAACCCAAATCCTAG GAGTTACTACAAGTGTACCTCCAACGGTTGCCCGGTGAGGAAGCACGTGGAGCGGGCCTTCCACGACAACAGAGCCGTGATCACAACGTACGAGGGGAAGCACAACCACGAGGTCCCTGCAGCACGGGGCAGTGCCTGCTATGCGGCCAGCAGGCCACAAGCAGCTGCTTATACAGTGCAGAATTCAGACAGCTTCGCGTTCGGAAACAATTCTTACATGAATCAGAGAGACAATGCCATGTCCGCAGCAGCCAAGGAAGAGCCCAAAGATCACTCGTTTTTCGACCTCTTTCTAGACTGA
- the LOC131023002 gene encoding 2S sulfur-rich seed storage protein 1-like, translating to MAGKQVAALILLLVAVGSASAYSYRPRGEQCEREVEEQMSMRRCMMWAESKMRRDEDAFLRSGRRYGEEHLEECCEELRQVSSECRCQAVKEMMMEMPQGQIEMQRMMCSLPTKCRMSPCSCPRYFD from the coding sequence ATGGCGGGCAAGCAGGTGGCAGCTCTGATCCTCCTGTTGGTGGCGGTGGGCAGCGCGTCTGCGTACAGCTACAGGCCTAGGGGCGAGCAATGCGAGCGGGAGGTAGAGGAGCAGATGTCGATGAGGAGGTGCATGATGTGGGCGGAGAGCAAGATGAGGAGGGATGAAGATGCCTTCCTCAGGAGCGGCCGCCGCTACGGAGAGGAGCACCTCGAAGAGTGCTGCGAGGAGCTGAGGCAGGTGAGCTCGGAATGCCGGTGCCAAGCAGTCAAGGAGATGATGATGGAAATGCCGCAGGGGCAGATAGAGATGCAGCGAATGATGTGCTCGCTCCCCACCAAGTGCAGAATGAGCCCCTGCTCCTGCCCTCGCTACTTCGATTAA
- the LOC131022732 gene encoding F-box/LRR-repeat protein 3-like, with translation MRNKKSVPESSFSRFDLLSEEIVFVILDFLEENPCDKKSFSLVCRSFYAIESRHRRFLKPLRSEHLPKLLIRYRHVSNLDLSLCPRITDAALGEISGGCKEMLRSIDLSRSRFFSHAGLSNLVANCCNLVEIDLSHATELRDSAAAVVAEARNLERLWLVRCKSITDIGIGCIAVGCRKLRLLSLKWCLGVGDLGVGLIAVKCKEMRSLDLSYLPITNKCLSQILELQHLEDLVLEGCFGIDDDRLTAPKLGCKSLETLDMSSCQNVSHVGLTSLTSAAGSLRQLILSYGSRVDLALADSLQSLSTLQCIKLDGCQVTCSGLKAVGHWCVSLKELSLSKCVGVTDEGLSSLVTKHKHLQKLNITCCRKITHVSLAHITNSCASLVSLKMESCSSVPAEAFVLVGQRCQLLEELDLTDNEVDDEGLKSISSCSQLSSIKLGICLNITDEGPTQIGLSCSKLKEIDLYRSAGITDSSILAIARGCPGLEMINIAYCTSISDSSLIALSKCTKMNTLESRGCPLVTSLGLAAIAVGCKQLTRLDVKKCRNVDDGGMISLAHFSRNLKQINLSYTSVTDLGLLSLARISCLQSMTLLHREGLTPGGLAAALLACSGLTKVKLQASFKSLLPPRLFEHLEARGCSFQWSEKVLQAELDPKCWKLQLVDSEE, from the exons ATGAGGAACAAAAAATCAGTCCCAGAATCCAGCTTCAGCCGCTTCGATCTTTTATCCGAAGAGATAGTGTTCGTAATCCTCGATTTCCTGGAAGAAAACCCTTGTGATAAGAAGTCATTCTCTCTAGTTTGCAGGTCATTCTACGCCATTGAATCCCGTCACCGGAGATTCCTGAAACCCCTGCGCTCGGAGCATTTACCGAAGCTTTTGATTCGATATCGCCATGTTTCAAATCTCGATCTCTCGTTGTGTCCGAGGATAACCGACGCCGCGCTCGGAGAGATTTCCGGCGGCTGTAAGGAAATGCTGAGGTCGATTGATCTTTCTAGGTCGAGGTTCTTCTCCCACGCGGGGCTGTCGAATTTGGTGGCGAATTGCTGCAATTTGGTCGAGATTGATCTGTCGCACGCAACGGAGCTCAGGgactcggcggcggcggtggtggcggaggCGAGGAATTTGGAGAGGCTGTGGCTGGTGAGGTGTAAGTCGATTACTGATATTGGGATAGGATGTATTGCTGTGGGGTGTCGGAAATTGAGGCTGCTTAGCTTGAAATGGTGTTTGGGTGTGGGAGATTTGGGGGTGGGATTGATTGCTGTCAAATGTAAGGAGATGAGGAGTTTGGATCTCTCTTACTTGCCG ATCACCAATAAATGTTTGTCACAAATATTAGAGCTGCAACACCTCGAAGATCTGGTTCTTGAAGGATGTTTTGGGATTGACGATGACAGGCTCACAGCCCCGAAACTAGGATGCAAATCATTGGAG ACGCTTGATATGTCGAGCTGTCAGAATGTGAGCCACGTTGGCTTGACTTCTCTAACCAGCGCTGCTGGAAGTCTGCGGCAGCTCATCTTATCATATGGCTCTCGT GTGGATCTTGCTCTTGCTGATAGTTTGCAGAGCCTCTCAACGTTGCAATGCATAAAACTCGATGGCTGCCAGGTCACGTGCTCGGGGCTCAAGGCCGTTGGGCACTGGTGCGTCTCCTTGAAGGAGCTGAGCTTGAGCAAGTGTGTCGGGGTGACAGATGAAGGGCTGTCCTCGCTCGTCACCAAGCATAAACACTTGCAAAAGCTCAACATCACCTGCTGCCGCAAGATAACTCATGTCTCGCTCGCCCACATAACGAATTCATGCGCCTCCCTCGTCTCCCTCAAGATGGAATCCTGCTCCTCGGTCCCTGCTGAAGCTTTTGTCTTGGTAGGGCAGCGCTGCCAGCTTCTCGAGGAGCTCGACCTCACTGACAACGAAGTAGATGATGAAGGCCTCAAGTCCATCTCGAGCTGCTCGCAGCTCTCGAGCATTAAGTTGGGGATCTGCCTGAATATAACCGACGAGGGCCCTACGCAGATTGGCCTTTCGTGTTCGAAGCTCAAAGAGATAGACTTATACAG ATCAGCTGGGATTACAGATTCGAGCATTCTAGCCATTGCTCGTGGCTGCCCCGGCCTTGAAATGATCAACATAGCCTATTGTACGTCCATATCCGATAGCTCCTTGATAGCCTTATCGAAATGCACGAAGATGAATACGCTAGAGAGTCGAGGATGCCCCCTTGTCACGTCGTTGGGCCTAGCTGCCATCGCTGTCGGATGCAAGCAACTCACGAGATTAGACGTAAAGAAGTGTCGGAACGTAGACGATGGGGGAATGATCTCTCTCGCTCACTTCTCCCGGAACCTCAAACAG ATAAATTTATCCTACACGAGCGTTACGGACTTAGGGCTCCTGTCGCTCGCGAGGATCAGCTGCCTGCAGAGCATGACCCTCCTCCACCGGGAGGGCTTGACTCCGGGAGGACTAGCCGCTGCCCTCTTGGCGTGCAGCGGGCTGACAAAGGTGAAGCTTCAGGCGTCGTTCAAGTCATTGTTGCCACCTCGTCTCTTTGAGCATTTGGAGGCCCGCGGCTGCTCGTTCCAGTGGAGCGAAAAGGTGCTTCAG GCTGAATTGGATCCTAAGTGTTGGAAACTACAGTTGGTAGATTCGGAGGAGTAG